In Candidatus Neomarinimicrobiota bacterium, one genomic interval encodes:
- a CDS encoding RNA methyltransferase, with product MNKSKNIIPIYKEPLRTIPHNVFRDNNPDYDELERRPRMPVVALFDNIRSMFNVGSMFRTADAAWLEEIIISGYTATPPRKEIAKTALGAEYSVPWRNIPDAVSVLRALKQRGYTAVALEHTTQSRSFTQIQYEFPLVFVVGNEGVGVQDGIVRECDFAVELPQNGMKSSMNVAVAFGIMLYELRRQWDIK from the coding sequence ATGAATAAATCAAAAAATATCATTCCAATTTATAAAGAACCATTACGCACCATTCCTCACAATGTTTTCCGGGACAATAACCCTGATTACGATGAGCTTGAACGGCGCCCCCGAATGCCGGTTGTGGCTTTGTTTGATAATATTCGCAGTATGTTCAACGTGGGTTCCATGTTTCGGACAGCAGACGCTGCCTGGCTGGAAGAGATCATCATCAGCGGTTACACGGCAACGCCACCCCGTAAAGAGATTGCAAAGACCGCCCTGGGTGCTGAGTATTCAGTTCCCTGGCGAAATATCCCCGATGCTGTATCTGTTCTGAGAGCTTTGAAACAAAGAGGCTATACAGCTGTGGCTCTGGAGCACACCACTCAGAGTCGATCATTCACCCAGATTCAGTATGAATTCCCCCTGGTTTTCGTGGTCGGTAATGAGGGTGTCGGTGTTCAGGATGGAATTGTAAGGGAATGTGATTTTGCAGTAGAATTACCACAGAATGGCATGAAAAGCTCCATGAATGTAGCCGTGGCTTTTGGGATCATGCTCTACGAATTACGGCGTCAGTGGGATATAAAGTAA